A genomic segment from Chloroflexota bacterium encodes:
- a CDS encoding LamG domain-containing protein — MKIVGYCDPLHVAPGDTVRFMVSSAHPSYRADLVRIVHCDNNPRGPGFKAPMVESSISGEHAGREQEIRTGSSVQIPYADALGQLDSFTVTAWIMPTMPEREEPQAVVTHGLEAPESAGYGLFVGSGGQLVGQVGDGAGGITVAGPSAPLAEHQWTFAAMTYDADSGRLAVYQLPKHPWPVERGRGVAVTTAPGSRPSEGAPMVMAAAVESREGGKLLTHSHFNGKIDAPRVYDRALSSDEIEALARGADSPAVEGLVSAWDFSQDISTCHVTDAGPRGLHGRAVQMPTRGVTGHNYTGQETSFRLAQDEYGAIHFHDDDLEDAGWEVDFELTVPGDLRSGVYAAWVRSGDDEDYITFFVRPADDAETAPIGVLMSTVSYVTYANFRDVDGGFWSPERVPNADPSLNPAAHEFLRANPMPGLYDFHSDGTGAALCSWRRPILNMRATYRYRVWSAPSRFPADPYVIDWLEARGLEYDVITDHDVHAQGADLLKRHRVIISASHPEYWTSPMIEGLEAYLNDGGRMMYLGGNGFFGVAAVDPNRPHVVEVRRWGTSWPFEHPPAERVLATTGELGGAWRNRGRPPQALVGIGCGSAGFDKGAPYVRQPDSHDPRAAFIFEGIGDDEPIGDVPSLVVNHGAAGYEMDRLDFSLGTPPHTLLLATSLGHSDKYVGLADEALWYTRGIDGVSVGDPTTPGEYHPFIRADMTYFETPNGGGVFSVGSIAWRSCLSYNDYDNTVSRVTENVVRRFASPEPLADPSANPAVMSMAGKSRREE; from the coding sequence ATGAAGATCGTCGGCTATTGCGATCCCCTGCACGTCGCGCCCGGCGACACGGTGCGCTTCATGGTCAGCAGCGCCCACCCAAGCTATCGGGCCGATCTCGTCCGGATCGTGCACTGCGACAACAATCCCCGCGGGCCCGGATTCAAGGCGCCGATGGTCGAATCCAGCATCAGCGGCGAGCACGCCGGCCGCGAGCAGGAAATCCGGACCGGCTCCAGCGTGCAGATCCCCTACGCCGACGCACTGGGCCAGCTCGATAGCTTCACGGTCACGGCCTGGATCATGCCCACGATGCCGGAAAGGGAGGAGCCGCAAGCCGTCGTCACCCATGGTCTCGAAGCGCCAGAAAGCGCCGGGTACGGACTCTTCGTCGGCAGCGGCGGCCAGCTCGTCGGCCAGGTCGGGGACGGCGCGGGAGGCATCACCGTGGCCGGCCCCAGCGCGCCGCTTGCCGAACATCAGTGGACGTTCGCGGCCATGACCTATGACGCGGACTCGGGGCGGCTGGCGGTATATCAGCTTCCGAAGCACCCGTGGCCGGTTGAGCGCGGACGCGGGGTCGCGGTGACAACCGCGCCCGGCTCGCGCCCTTCGGAGGGCGCGCCGATGGTGATGGCCGCCGCGGTCGAGTCGCGCGAAGGCGGCAAGCTGCTCACGCACTCGCATTTCAACGGCAAGATCGACGCGCCGCGCGTCTACGACCGCGCGCTCTCCAGCGACGAGATCGAAGCCCTGGCGCGCGGCGCCGACTCGCCGGCGGTCGAGGGGTTGGTGAGCGCCTGGGATTTCAGCCAGGACATCAGCACCTGCCACGTAACCGACGCCGGCCCACGCGGCCTCCACGGCCGCGCGGTGCAGATGCCCACCCGCGGCGTCACCGGCCACAACTACACCGGACAGGAGACGAGCTTTCGGCTCGCGCAGGACGAATACGGCGCCATCCACTTCCACGACGACGACCTCGAGGATGCCGGTTGGGAGGTCGATTTCGAGCTGACGGTGCCTGGCGACCTGCGCAGCGGCGTTTACGCCGCCTGGGTGCGGTCGGGCGACGATGAGGACTACATCACTTTCTTCGTGCGACCCGCCGACGATGCCGAGACGGCTCCGATCGGCGTGTTGATGTCGACCGTCTCATACGTCACCTATGCCAACTTCCGCGACGTGGACGGTGGATTCTGGAGCCCGGAGCGCGTTCCCAACGCGGATCCCAGCCTGAACCCGGCGGCGCACGAGTTCCTGCGGGCGAACCCGATGCCGGGGCTGTACGACTTTCACTCAGACGGGACGGGCGCGGCGCTGTGCTCGTGGCGCCGGCCGATCCTGAACATGCGCGCCACCTACCGCTACCGCGTCTGGTCGGCGCCGTCGCGGTTCCCGGCGGACCCCTACGTGATCGACTGGCTGGAGGCCCGCGGCCTGGAATACGACGTGATCACCGACCACGACGTCCACGCCCAGGGCGCGGACCTGCTCAAGCGGCACCGCGTCATCATCTCCGCCTCGCATCCGGAGTACTGGACCTCGCCGATGATCGAGGGTCTCGAGGCCTATCTGAACGACGGCGGGCGCATGATGTATCTGGGCGGCAACGGCTTCTTCGGCGTGGCCGCCGTCGATCCAAACCGACCGCACGTCGTGGAGGTGCGGCGCTGGGGCACGAGCTGGCCCTTCGAGCATCCGCCGGCGGAACGAGTGCTCGCCACTACCGGCGAACTTGGCGGCGCCTGGCGCAACCGCGGCCGTCCGCCGCAGGCCCTGGTGGGCATCGGCTGCGGCTCGGCGGGCTTCGACAAGGGGGCGCCCTACGTCCGGCAGCCGGACAGCCACGATCCGCGCGCGGCGTTCATCTTCGAGGGCATTGGTGACGACGAGCCCATCGGCGATGTCCCGTCGCTAGTGGTCAATCACGGCGCCGCCGGCTACGAGATGGACCGGCTGGATTTCAGCCTCGGCACGCCGCCGCACACGCTGCTGCTGGCAACGTCGCTGGGGCACTCCGACAAGTACGTCGGGCTGGCCGACGAGGCGCTCTGGTACACGCGCGGCATCGACGGCGTGTCGGTGGGGGATCCGACAACCCCCGGCGAGTACCACCCGTTCATTCGCGCCGACATGACCTATTTCGAGACTCCCAATGGCGGCGGCGTGTTTTCGGTTGGCTCCATCGCCTGGCGCTCGTGCCTTTCCTACAACGACTACGACAACACGGTTTCGCGCGTGACCGAGAACGTCGTGCGACGGTTCGCGTCGCCGGAGCCGCTGGCCGATCCGTCGGCCAATCCGGCTGTCATGTCGATGGCCGGCAAGTCTCGCCGAGAGGAGTAG